The following proteins come from a genomic window of Pelagicoccus albus:
- a CDS encoding lipid-binding SYLF domain-containing protein yields the protein MTISVSNYKPSATNRKPRYLFFLLALCFSFIANAADRETNRMERRAEKLAASLRDIQSLEGSQIPPNILKQAKGVIILKQYEAGVIFGAMGGFGIVAVRNDEGNWSTPAWLKTGQISGGLQLGAQKLNLVLLIVKEEGLEMLKKAKFQIGVDASVVRGPTGSNPESKADADILAYTVYEGIYAGATFEGGFLLPDKKLNEYSYGQQLAVLEIINSHELKRPEPLNIVFESLQAIENGQGLEQLAGSQEN from the coding sequence ATGACAATCTCGGTTTCGAATTACAAACCTTCTGCCACGAATCGGAAACCGAGGTATCTCTTCTTCCTCCTGGCTCTGTGCTTCTCGTTCATAGCCAATGCCGCGGACCGCGAAACCAACCGCATGGAACGTCGAGCCGAGAAACTGGCTGCATCCCTCCGTGATATCCAAAGCCTGGAAGGATCGCAGATTCCGCCAAACATTTTAAAGCAGGCCAAAGGGGTCATCATCTTGAAGCAATATGAAGCTGGCGTAATCTTCGGAGCCATGGGCGGTTTTGGCATCGTCGCTGTCCGAAATGACGAAGGAAACTGGAGTACACCCGCATGGCTAAAAACCGGCCAAATCAGCGGCGGTCTTCAATTGGGAGCTCAGAAGCTGAACCTGGTGCTACTGATCGTGAAAGAGGAAGGCCTAGAAATGCTGAAAAAGGCGAAATTCCAAATTGGAGTGGACGCCTCAGTCGTCCGCGGGCCGACTGGATCCAACCCGGAATCAAAAGCCGACGCAGATATCCTAGCCTACACCGTTTACGAAGGTATTTACGCCGGAGCCACCTTTGAAGGAGGGTTTCTTTTGCCTGACAAAAAACTCAACGAGTATTCCTACGGACAACAGCTGGCAGTACTGGAGATCATCAATAGCCACGAGCTCAAGCGGCCAGAGCCCCTAAATATAGTGTTCGAAAGCCTCCAAGCCATCGAAAATGGGCAAGGTTTGGAGCAGCTCGCCGGCTCGCAGGAAAATTAA
- a CDS encoding xanthine dehydrogenase family protein molybdopterin-binding subunit: MKNTTPEGIRRRDFVKASILAGGSLLLSAALPTRGLRAATASSSAFEPNFYIKITSEGLIRIISKNPEIGQGIKTSLPMIIAEELEAPWESVTVEQAGFVKDLPGWQGAGGSGATPGHYHAFRQIGAVGRTLLEQAAAKKWDIDVERCKARQGFVYDSETDKKVAYQELAEIAAELPVPDTSSVKLKDPKDFSLLGKRIPGVDNEAIVTGQALFGIDQQGEDLLYAAYVRNPVFGKKARTANIEEIKRLPGVVDAFIVDGTDDPFGLVSGIAIIAKDTWTTFRAQQSLQAVWSGPDASEQNSFLFAEEAAQLSSKEGQILREDGDVASVLSSAEKSIEASYHYPFIPHSNLEPQNTTALFKDGIMELWSPTQNPGNGHGLIKDLFGLSDEQVVIHITRIGGGFGRRLMSDFMCEAAAIAHRLPGKKIKLTWSREQDMRQDYYRAAGWHHLKGAVDSSGNISAWTNHFVTFGLNSDEHTGRGAGVSSDEFPIRFVPNAKLSQTILSTSIPMGWWRAPGSCSLAWVFQSFIDELAQLANTDPLEFKLNLLGEDRKVPSSGRGPDYDAGRMKNVLRLAATKAGWGQTLPRGEGLGLAFHFSHRGYVAVAAKVSVSQSGDLTVEKLVAGVDVGPIVNLSGAENQVQGSMLDALSSSLDQELTVENGQIRQGNFDEVPMLRISQSPKVEVVFEQSDNPPTGLGEPAFPPTAPAICNAIFAATGKRVRTLPLRKNDLSWS; encoded by the coding sequence ATGAAGAATACCACGCCAGAAGGAATCCGCCGGCGCGACTTCGTAAAAGCAAGTATTCTTGCAGGAGGCAGCTTGCTCCTAAGCGCTGCCCTACCCACTCGGGGTCTGCGAGCAGCGACCGCCAGTTCATCCGCCTTCGAACCTAATTTCTATATCAAGATAACCAGCGAAGGACTAATTCGCATCATTTCGAAAAATCCTGAGATCGGACAAGGTATCAAAACCTCGCTGCCGATGATCATCGCAGAGGAGCTCGAAGCGCCTTGGGAATCGGTAACCGTCGAGCAGGCAGGCTTTGTAAAGGACCTGCCCGGTTGGCAAGGCGCCGGAGGCAGCGGAGCTACTCCAGGGCATTACCATGCATTCCGACAAATCGGAGCAGTCGGTAGGACTCTTTTGGAACAAGCTGCGGCAAAAAAATGGGATATCGACGTAGAGCGCTGCAAAGCACGCCAAGGGTTCGTCTATGATAGTGAGACCGATAAGAAGGTCGCCTACCAAGAACTTGCCGAAATCGCCGCTGAACTCCCTGTTCCAGATACTAGTTCCGTTAAGCTGAAGGACCCGAAGGACTTCTCCCTGCTGGGTAAGAGGATTCCGGGCGTGGACAACGAAGCCATCGTCACCGGACAAGCTCTCTTTGGCATCGACCAGCAAGGCGAAGACCTGCTCTACGCCGCCTATGTCCGGAATCCGGTGTTCGGCAAAAAAGCGCGTACCGCAAATATCGAGGAAATCAAGCGACTTCCCGGAGTCGTTGATGCCTTTATCGTGGATGGAACAGACGATCCTTTTGGGCTCGTTTCAGGGATTGCCATTATTGCCAAGGACACTTGGACCACTTTCCGAGCCCAGCAAAGCCTCCAGGCGGTCTGGAGCGGACCTGATGCTTCTGAACAAAACTCATTTCTGTTCGCCGAAGAAGCAGCGCAACTATCGAGCAAAGAGGGTCAGATTCTGCGAGAAGACGGCGACGTCGCGAGTGTGTTGAGTTCCGCTGAAAAATCGATCGAGGCCAGCTATCATTACCCATTCATCCCCCACTCCAATCTCGAGCCGCAAAACACCACCGCTCTGTTCAAAGACGGTATCATGGAGCTATGGAGCCCAACTCAAAACCCGGGCAATGGTCACGGCCTCATCAAGGACCTATTTGGACTAAGCGATGAGCAGGTAGTAATTCATATTACACGTATCGGTGGAGGATTCGGACGCCGCCTCATGTCGGATTTCATGTGCGAGGCAGCAGCGATTGCCCACCGTCTACCAGGAAAGAAGATTAAACTGACCTGGAGTCGAGAACAGGACATGCGGCAAGACTATTACAGGGCCGCAGGCTGGCATCACCTCAAAGGGGCTGTCGATTCATCAGGAAACATTTCAGCTTGGACGAACCATTTTGTCACTTTTGGCTTAAATTCAGACGAACACACCGGACGCGGTGCTGGCGTTTCTTCCGATGAGTTCCCGATCCGATTCGTACCAAATGCGAAGCTTAGCCAAACGATTCTCTCTACTAGTATCCCAATGGGCTGGTGGCGGGCTCCGGGAAGCTGTTCGCTGGCATGGGTTTTCCAGAGTTTCATCGACGAGCTAGCTCAGCTCGCAAATACCGATCCACTCGAATTCAAACTCAATCTGCTGGGCGAGGATCGGAAAGTTCCCAGCTCTGGCCGGGGGCCCGATTACGATGCGGGGCGTATGAAGAATGTTTTGCGGTTGGCTGCAACGAAAGCGGGATGGGGGCAAACCTTGCCCAGGGGCGAAGGTCTCGGTTTGGCTTTTCACTTCAGCCACCGCGGCTATGTCGCCGTGGCAGCTAAAGTCTCCGTCAGCCAATCAGGGGATTTGACGGTGGAAAAACTTGTCGCCGGAGTCGACGTAGGGCCGATCGTGAATTTATCGGGAGCGGAAAATCAAGTTCAAGGCTCCATGCTCGATGCCTTATCCTCCTCGCTCGACCAGGAGCTTACCGTGGAAAACGGTCAGATTCGGCAAGGAAACTTCGACGAGGTGCCTATGCTGCGAATTTCTCAGTCACCGAAGGTGGAAGTCGTATTCGAACAAAGCGACAACCCGCCAACCGGACTCGGCGAACCCGCCTTCCCCCCGACTGCACCGGCAATATGCAACGCGATTTTTGCCGCCACGGGGAAAAGAGTTCGAACCTTGCCGCTCAGAAAAAACGATTTGAGTTGGAGCTGA
- a CDS encoding endonuclease/exonuclease/phosphatase family protein, whose product MQSSKQEIKLMTFNIAHGRGLSLYQGFHSPRGIFKNLDRIATLIREHEPDIVAFQEIDASSHWNAHINLLDYLQSATDYPFSVHGIHNRRAGRKPLAYGNAFLSKHPVKSWRVESFGEKKLGEKGFLEACFQVDGTEVDVINLHLDFRSRMTRLHQIDKLLDSIHRKSERDPYLLPPIICGDFNTSSRSSEDALHQLIARTAHSSHYEFYPKQKRTFPAHFPSRGLDFVLLAEPYVAVETEVIRSFASDHLPVMSTIGHPSDVNQSFTAASLARG is encoded by the coding sequence ATGCAGAGTTCGAAACAAGAAATCAAACTGATGACCTTCAATATCGCCCACGGGCGAGGTCTATCGCTGTATCAAGGCTTCCACAGTCCACGCGGGATTTTCAAAAACCTCGATCGCATCGCTACTCTGATTCGGGAGCACGAGCCCGACATCGTCGCCTTCCAAGAGATCGATGCTTCTTCTCACTGGAACGCCCACATAAACCTACTGGACTACTTGCAGTCCGCAACCGACTACCCTTTTTCCGTGCACGGCATCCATAATCGCCGGGCTGGCAGAAAACCTCTCGCCTACGGAAATGCGTTTCTTTCCAAACACCCAGTCAAAAGCTGGCGAGTGGAATCCTTCGGAGAAAAGAAGCTAGGTGAAAAAGGCTTCCTAGAGGCCTGCTTCCAAGTGGATGGAACAGAGGTCGACGTCATAAATTTGCATTTGGACTTTCGGTCCCGAATGACGCGACTGCACCAGATCGACAAACTGCTGGATTCCATTCACCGCAAGAGCGAACGAGACCCATACCTATTGCCTCCCATCATCTGTGGCGACTTCAACACCAGCTCTCGATCCTCCGAAGACGCTCTTCACCAGCTAATCGCACGGACTGCCCACAGCTCTCATTACGAATTTTATCCGAAGCAAAAAAGGACCTTTCCAGCGCATTTCCCTTCTCGAGGATTGGATTTCGTCCTGTTGGCCGAGCCTTACGTAGCTGTCGAAACCGAAGTGATTCGAAGCTTTGCATCCGATCACTTGCCCGTGATGAGCACAATCGGGCATCCTAGCGATGTGAATCAGAGTTTCACCGCCGCTTCACTCGCCCGAGGCTAG
- a CDS encoding LuxR C-terminal-related transcriptional regulator: MTQPTNQTSRMVVLEDQLMLRDLLSSLAITIPGIMVVGEAADGRTALKLCEEESPDIVMFELFLPGLNGIEILRQYGPRNSKTRFIAISSQFTPDTIRELLELGCHGIVSKNSPASKLKEGLREVKSGSGYLCPVCASLLRESHLVASSISKKKNRLSNREREVLQSVAEGFSTKQIAEMLEVSVKTIEAHRANLMKKLDARSAVELTRCAFELGIIELPSQSKPAAYTVSN, from the coding sequence ATGACTCAACCAACCAACCAGACTAGTCGCATGGTCGTCTTGGAGGATCAGCTGATGCTGAGAGACCTCCTCTCATCTCTAGCCATTACGATCCCAGGGATCATGGTCGTAGGCGAAGCGGCCGATGGTCGCACAGCGCTCAAACTTTGTGAGGAAGAGAGCCCGGATATCGTAATGTTCGAATTGTTTCTTCCCGGACTAAACGGCATCGAGATCCTCCGCCAATACGGGCCGCGAAACAGCAAGACCAGATTTATTGCCATATCTTCCCAATTCACACCCGACACAATCCGTGAATTGCTCGAGCTCGGCTGCCATGGCATCGTTTCGAAGAACTCGCCGGCCTCGAAACTGAAAGAAGGGCTTCGAGAGGTTAAAAGTGGTAGCGGATACCTCTGCCCGGTATGCGCGAGCCTGCTAAGGGAATCGCATCTCGTGGCTAGCTCGATTTCCAAAAAGAAAAACCGCCTCTCCAACCGGGAGCGAGAAGTGCTCCAATCAGTAGCAGAGGGCTTTAGCACCAAGCAGATTGCCGAAATGCTGGAAGTTAGCGTGAAGACAATCGAAGCGCACCGGGCCAATCTGATGAAAAAACTGGACGCCAGAAGCGCGGTCGAGCTAACGCGTTGCGCTTTCGAACTAGGAATCATCGAATTGCCCAGCCAAAGCAAACCAGCCGCCTACACCGTTTCCAACTAA
- a CDS encoding DEAD/DEAH box helicase, with the protein MHSFGDLDIHLKIPDLWQQEALHFVKAGQDVVVNAPTGAGKTYLVELIAESYRHGQIVLAVPTRALANDKLREFRAKGWKVGIVTGDVSIDPDAPVVVATLETQKPRFLNGLGPKLFVIDEYQMIGDETRGVNYELCVALAPEGTQLMLLSGSVSNPGDIVSWLQRLGRDAHLVEVKKRPVPLEEIHLDALSFNPPRSVTGFWPRLIAKALMADLGPILIFAPQRKGAEALARQLSAALPVENPLALSPEQKRLAGGLLEKLLSKRIAFHHSGLSYEQRAGLVEPLAKAGQLRVVVSTTGLAAGVNFSMRSVLVTESQFTLGNVQQLIRPDELLQMFGRAGRRGFDTIGYALVAPDRPRLREGKPRPVRRPKLLDWPSLIGILDAAVQNGSEPFETVVEACGRLLGETPATVGVEHCINFPDMPCGLMVDAERARHATANSEEILNSRGSWELRAPLVRLSWKEVQITHEGKLKKALEVPEVVRSIGEGKLCRLQGMFGKKRLLGFLDKKKKSRIQLAKWILEAFSEVGVNLSKRHEIGELSNLPWIKLPECGTLVRTKREGFRLIGLFDLSEVEAAFDRDVFGVALYKPEVRRAYPQECQNCSQLSICENQLSSARSPALSWRQLNLIDKQGRPTFRGQVFSLFQGGEGLAVAAALEDDSYSVDAIARDIANLRAGYRFDDYAQYSHRLSRACRVAYQDRSYEGYLKHGLPPHYGDGAAEVIADWAVSAGQGRKLLTDDLKFGDVQRARQEWLSLLRHIVNAPALPNERWLELQACSREILADDDRRLLVDDLPALEPSQLGRVEHRLRFPRKW; encoded by the coding sequence GTGCATTCATTCGGAGATCTCGATATACATCTCAAAATACCTGATCTCTGGCAGCAGGAGGCACTGCATTTTGTCAAAGCGGGGCAGGATGTGGTGGTCAATGCTCCTACCGGTGCTGGCAAGACCTACTTGGTTGAGTTGATCGCCGAGTCTTATCGCCACGGACAAATCGTTTTGGCGGTGCCAACGAGGGCTTTGGCTAACGACAAGCTGCGAGAGTTTCGAGCCAAAGGTTGGAAGGTTGGGATCGTTACAGGCGATGTCTCTATCGATCCGGATGCTCCCGTGGTAGTCGCCACTTTGGAAACCCAGAAGCCGAGATTCCTCAACGGATTGGGACCAAAGTTGTTTGTTATCGACGAGTATCAAATGATTGGAGACGAAACGAGAGGGGTCAATTACGAGCTATGTGTCGCTCTAGCCCCGGAGGGGACGCAGTTGATGCTCCTGAGTGGAAGTGTATCCAATCCTGGTGACATCGTGAGCTGGCTTCAGCGCTTGGGAAGGGATGCTCACTTGGTTGAGGTCAAGAAACGTCCCGTCCCCCTGGAGGAAATCCATTTGGATGCTCTCTCGTTTAATCCGCCTCGCAGCGTGACCGGTTTTTGGCCTAGGCTGATCGCCAAAGCCTTGATGGCCGACTTGGGGCCCATTTTGATTTTTGCCCCTCAACGAAAAGGGGCGGAAGCCTTGGCTCGCCAATTGTCCGCTGCTTTGCCTGTGGAAAACCCACTCGCCCTCAGCCCGGAGCAAAAGCGATTAGCGGGAGGTTTGCTGGAAAAGTTGCTGAGCAAACGAATCGCCTTTCACCACAGTGGGTTGAGTTACGAGCAACGGGCAGGCTTAGTGGAGCCACTGGCTAAGGCGGGGCAATTGCGTGTCGTTGTGTCTACCACGGGTTTAGCGGCGGGAGTCAATTTTTCGATGCGTTCGGTTCTGGTGACTGAGTCGCAGTTTACCCTTGGAAACGTGCAGCAGCTCATTCGTCCAGACGAGTTGCTGCAAATGTTTGGAAGAGCGGGACGCCGCGGATTCGATACTATCGGTTACGCATTGGTGGCTCCTGACCGGCCGCGATTACGAGAAGGCAAGCCACGTCCCGTCAGACGCCCCAAGCTGCTGGATTGGCCGAGCTTAATTGGGATTCTTGACGCGGCGGTTCAAAATGGGAGCGAACCCTTTGAAACTGTGGTGGAGGCTTGCGGTCGGCTGTTGGGAGAGACTCCCGCTACAGTAGGCGTTGAGCATTGTATCAATTTCCCGGATATGCCTTGCGGGTTGATGGTCGACGCCGAAAGAGCCCGACACGCGACTGCGAATAGCGAAGAGATCCTAAATTCCAGAGGATCTTGGGAGCTTCGGGCTCCGTTAGTACGTCTTTCTTGGAAGGAGGTACAAATCACGCACGAGGGAAAGTTAAAGAAAGCGTTGGAAGTTCCAGAGGTCGTGCGATCGATTGGTGAGGGGAAGTTGTGTCGGTTGCAGGGAATGTTCGGAAAGAAGCGATTGCTGGGCTTTTTGGATAAAAAGAAGAAGTCGCGGATTCAATTGGCGAAGTGGATACTCGAGGCGTTTTCAGAGGTCGGGGTAAATCTCTCCAAACGACACGAGATCGGTGAATTATCGAATCTACCTTGGATCAAGCTGCCAGAATGTGGAACCCTGGTACGCACTAAGAGGGAAGGCTTTCGACTGATTGGCCTTTTTGATTTGTCCGAGGTCGAGGCGGCGTTTGATCGAGATGTTTTTGGCGTGGCCCTCTATAAGCCGGAGGTCCGGAGAGCTTATCCGCAGGAATGCCAAAATTGCAGCCAGCTTTCTATTTGCGAAAACCAGCTTAGTTCTGCACGGAGCCCCGCTTTATCCTGGAGGCAGCTTAACCTCATCGATAAGCAAGGTCGGCCCACCTTCCGCGGCCAAGTATTCAGTCTGTTTCAAGGAGGCGAGGGGCTGGCGGTGGCGGCTGCTTTGGAAGATGATAGTTACTCTGTCGATGCGATTGCCCGCGACATTGCGAATCTGAGAGCTGGGTATCGGTTTGACGACTACGCCCAGTATAGCCATCGACTGTCGCGAGCTTGTCGAGTTGCGTATCAGGATCGTAGCTACGAGGGCTATCTTAAGCACGGCTTGCCTCCGCATTATGGGGATGGAGCGGCGGAAGTTATTGCTGATTGGGCCGTTTCTGCAGGCCAGGGCAGAAAGCTGCTTACCGATGATTTGAAATTCGGAGATGTGCAAAGAGCGAGACAGGAGTGGCTAAGCTTATTGCGTCACATCGT
- a CDS encoding response regulator, with protein sequence MSDQARYSPGDSSFDFPEQWGLILVDAKMRVLCLLGELRECQAQAGNRLDLADVLCEQGLELAEIGELLVCLEDIPPDCELRLRLGRPSISIVVKGLELGDGASCLVLRPNSEPEAEEMLDRVWAWARTVLQKAETAKRPAGPAPVSLLIVDENLEIVKFVRTLSRKLGCRTLGACSGGEALALSKSRPFDLVLIDHLLPGFGVKILSELLREKSLRDWGHAPTVVSMTKDVRYLDDSEKIAIEKPISMADLKVVVDLASSDRESRFSSSEGESVEVLRMEAWKDKRELLKRLSQALLAHGMELAMRIREDSDFVRSSEFVSEMESLRSGCEMVYAERLTAACDQILANGLSGGSIPRLEHVEELLVQIEGFRLFAQAHGLLQTGE encoded by the coding sequence ATGAGTGACCAAGCGCGATACAGTCCAGGGGATTCCTCTTTCGATTTTCCCGAGCAATGGGGCTTGATCCTTGTGGACGCCAAAATGAGGGTTTTGTGCCTTCTTGGCGAGTTGAGAGAATGTCAGGCCCAAGCGGGTAATCGCTTGGATCTTGCAGATGTACTCTGCGAGCAAGGCTTGGAGTTGGCTGAAATAGGCGAATTGCTTGTTTGCTTGGAGGATATACCTCCGGATTGCGAATTGCGACTCCGTTTAGGGCGTCCATCTATCAGCATTGTGGTGAAAGGGTTGGAACTTGGCGATGGGGCAAGTTGCCTAGTGTTGCGGCCAAATTCCGAACCGGAGGCAGAGGAGATGCTCGACAGGGTTTGGGCTTGGGCGAGGACAGTGCTTCAAAAGGCGGAAACTGCTAAAAGACCAGCAGGCCCAGCTCCTGTTTCGCTATTGATCGTAGACGAAAATCTCGAAATCGTGAAGTTTGTACGGACCCTGTCTCGCAAACTAGGTTGCCGTACTCTAGGCGCTTGCAGTGGAGGTGAGGCCTTGGCTCTCTCAAAATCTCGCCCTTTTGATCTCGTCCTCATTGACCATCTTCTACCGGGCTTCGGGGTGAAGATATTGAGCGAACTTCTCAGGGAAAAAAGCCTCCGAGATTGGGGGCATGCTCCGACTGTCGTTTCCATGACCAAAGATGTCCGCTACTTGGACGATTCTGAGAAGATCGCTATCGAAAAGCCGATATCCATGGCTGATTTGAAGGTTGTGGTGGATTTGGCGAGTTCAGACAGGGAGAGCCGTTTTTCGAGCTCGGAAGGTGAATCGGTAGAGGTCCTTCGTATGGAGGCGTGGAAGGATAAGCGAGAGCTGCTAAAGCGTCTTTCGCAAGCTCTGCTAGCCCACGGTATGGAATTGGCCATGAGAATTCGCGAAGATTCCGATTTCGTGCGGAGCTCTGAGTTCGTTTCAGAAATGGAATCTCTACGCAGCGGTTGCGAAATGGTTTACGCCGAGAGGCTTACGGCCGCTTGCGACCAAATTCTGGCGAACGGACTATCTGGCGGGTCAATACCGCGTCTGGAGCACGTTGAAGAGCTTTTGGTGCAGATCGAGGGATTTAGATTGTTCGCCCAAGCTCACGGGCTTCTCCAGACTGGGGAGTAA
- a CDS encoding energy transducer TonB gives MSSNYTPSNQQGNFFANGMLAVLFTVGVFAILPFMQYLGKFANPGIQVATEDASVQPPPPPPEDQPPPPEEQQELDEPEIEEPPPPMTLAQLEMALNPGSGDAVGDFGFGDFNDKIDALEGMQIFSLADVDKKPSALVMSTPLYPYSMQQSKTRGSVTVEFVLDPDGKVHRARAIKSTHREFEEPAIQCVQRSTWNPASKDGKPVACKIRIPIQFSP, from the coding sequence ATGAGCTCTAACTACACCCCATCAAATCAACAGGGAAACTTTTTTGCCAACGGTATGCTGGCAGTGCTCTTCACGGTAGGAGTCTTCGCTATTCTGCCGTTCATGCAGTACCTTGGAAAATTCGCCAACCCAGGCATCCAAGTCGCGACTGAAGACGCATCTGTGCAGCCACCTCCTCCACCTCCTGAGGATCAACCACCTCCTCCAGAGGAGCAACAGGAGCTTGACGAGCCAGAAATCGAGGAGCCACCTCCACCTATGACACTGGCACAGTTGGAAATGGCACTCAACCCAGGTTCAGGTGACGCGGTTGGCGATTTCGGATTTGGCGATTTCAATGACAAGATCGACGCTCTGGAAGGTATGCAGATCTTCTCCCTTGCGGACGTTGACAAGAAGCCGAGCGCTCTCGTGATGTCGACCCCACTCTACCCTTACTCCATGCAGCAATCCAAGACACGGGGTAGCGTAACGGTGGAATTCGTCCTCGACCCAGATGGCAAGGTCCACAGAGCCCGCGCCATCAAGTCCACACACCGCGAGTTCGAAGAACCTGCAATCCAGTGTGTACAGCGATCCACTTGGAACCCGGCTTCAAAGGACGGAAAGCCAGTGGCCTGTAAGATCCGCATCCCTATCCAATTCTCGCCCTAG
- a CDS encoding energy transducer TonB has translation MRTMYTPAPLPLSVRLKAFGIGLTGVVATFALLPILMEIPNPFIGPPVVPVKPVAEQLPEFIKHEEPIPIVEPDEIDKPVFEDKLPDVTIGMMESLLNPRDNGVKIAVDAGNSFVKADEEAFGVFLTSQLDKQPRVIVATKPLYPYSMQQSKTVGLVTVEFIIDETGRVIRPRIVKSSHREFEQAALEAVTKSKWQPGQKNGANVRTLVHQPIHFNP, from the coding sequence ATGAGAACAATGTATACCCCTGCCCCTCTTCCGCTCAGCGTTCGCTTGAAAGCGTTTGGAATAGGGCTCACTGGCGTGGTCGCAACTTTCGCGCTCCTGCCAATTTTGATGGAAATCCCCAACCCGTTCATTGGTCCTCCGGTCGTTCCAGTGAAACCAGTGGCCGAGCAGCTGCCTGAGTTTATCAAACATGAAGAGCCAATCCCTATCGTCGAACCAGACGAGATCGATAAGCCGGTATTTGAAGATAAACTACCCGACGTAACGATCGGAATGATGGAGAGCCTTCTGAATCCAAGGGATAACGGAGTCAAAATAGCCGTCGACGCAGGAAACTCCTTCGTCAAAGCCGACGAGGAAGCATTCGGCGTGTTCCTCACGAGCCAGCTAGATAAGCAGCCTCGGGTAATCGTAGCCACCAAACCGCTCTACCCATACTCGATGCAACAATCCAAGACCGTCGGGTTAGTGACGGTAGAGTTCATTATCGACGAAACAGGAAGAGTCATTCGACCTCGAATCGTAAAGTCATCCCACCGAGAGTTCGAACAAGCAGCCCTCGAAGCGGTGACCAAGTCGAAATGGCAACCTGGCCAAAAGAACGGTGCCAACGTAAGAACGCTCGTTCACCAACCGATCCACTTTAATCCTTGA
- a CDS encoding MotA/TolQ/ExbB proton channel family protein, protein MDNSFTDTIIDAWNIIVSGGWVMIPLFLLGLVAFYVGARLLLFFFRGNHKKTSISTCEEWVRDSSKAKGTVGEIIRYSQDGVGTVEDIQSRFAEIRTAEIPRLQQNITFLQIMINTAPLMGLLGTVLGMLTTFYGIALGGSESTTSIVAGGIQVALITTQMGLCLAIPGYIFVYFLKQKVLDYESFLVRLESISLQHFSGRAS, encoded by the coding sequence ATGGACAATTCATTCACTGATACAATAATCGACGCTTGGAACATCATTGTCTCTGGCGGCTGGGTAATGATCCCGCTCTTCCTGCTAGGCCTCGTCGCCTTCTACGTAGGAGCGAGACTGCTTCTGTTCTTCTTCCGCGGGAACCACAAAAAGACCTCTATCTCGACTTGCGAGGAATGGGTTCGCGATTCCTCCAAGGCAAAAGGGACTGTGGGCGAAATCATTCGCTACTCCCAGGACGGTGTAGGAACCGTAGAAGACATCCAAAGCCGTTTCGCGGAGATTCGCACCGCCGAGATCCCTCGCCTTCAGCAGAACATCACCTTCCTGCAGATCATGATCAACACGGCCCCGCTCATGGGACTCCTCGGTACCGTTCTTGGTATGTTGACTACCTTCTACGGGATCGCTCTGGGTGGCTCGGAAAGCACCACTTCAATCGTGGCCGGCGGTATCCAGGTTGCGTTGATCACCACCCAAATGGGTCTCTGCCTCGCGATTCCTGGCTACATCTTCGTCTATTTCCTGAAACAGAAAGTACTGGACTACGAAAGCTTCCTCGTTCGCTTGGAAAGCATTTCGCTCCAACACTTCAGTGGCCGTGCCAGTTAA
- a CDS encoding (2Fe-2S)-binding protein, with the protein MKSYTLLINGQKHSVIASDDTPLLWILRDHLGMVGTKYGCGKGICGACTVHLNGVAIRSCQLPVSAATSGEITTIEGLAKNGKLTSLQKQWIKLDVPQCGYCQSGQLMSASALLARTPKPSDGEIDSVMSGNLCRCATYTRIRQAIHAAAEEGGVA; encoded by the coding sequence ATGAAATCGTACACTCTTCTGATCAACGGCCAGAAGCATAGCGTCATTGCCAGCGATGACACACCGCTTCTATGGATTCTGCGGGACCATCTTGGAATGGTCGGAACCAAATACGGATGCGGCAAAGGAATCTGCGGAGCCTGCACCGTACACTTGAATGGAGTTGCGATCCGTTCCTGCCAGCTACCGGTGTCAGCCGCTACTTCTGGCGAAATCACCACCATCGAAGGGCTCGCAAAAAACGGGAAACTGACCTCCTTGCAAAAGCAGTGGATCAAACTGGATGTACCGCAATGCGGCTACTGCCAATCCGGACAATTGATGTCAGCAAGCGCCCTCCTCGCCAGAACGCCGAAACCCAGCGACGGAGAAATCGACTCAGTCATGTCGGGCAACCTTTGCCGCTGCGCGACCTACACTCGAATTCGACAGGCCATTCACGCCGCGGCCGAGGAAGGAGGAGTTGCATAA
- a CDS encoding SWIB/MDM2 domain-containing protein — translation MKPVTPDAALAAVVGAEPLPRTELTKKLWDYIKSNDLQNPENKREIIADDKLKAVFDGKDKVSMFEMTKLVSGHVVK, via the coding sequence ATGAAACCAGTAACACCTGATGCGGCTTTGGCTGCTGTTGTAGGTGCGGAACCACTCCCACGTACTGAGCTTACCAAGAAGCTTTGGGATTACATCAAGTCCAACGACCTCCAAAACCCAGAAAACAAGCGCGAAATCATCGCTGACGATAAGTTGAAGGCTGTTTTCGACGGTAAGGACAAGGTCTCTATGTTCGAGATGACCAAGCTGGTTTCTGGACACGTCGTAAAGTAA